The Pseudomonadota bacterium region AGAGGACGCTTTCAATCATTAAGCCCGATGCAGTCGAGAAGAATGTAATTGGAAAAGTTTTATCCCGATTTGAAGATGCGGGCTTAAAAATATCAGCGATGAGGTTTACGGTTTTGTCGAAGGACGATGCGGCAGGCTTTTATGCGGTTCACAAGAATCGTTCGTTTTTTAATGATTTGGTTGAATTTATGACCTCTGGACCAGTTTGTATTCAGGTTCTTGAAGGCGAGGACGCGATTAAGAAAAATAGAGATTTAATGGGCGCAACTGATCCTACGAAAGCAGATAAAGGCACTATACGGGCTGATTTTGCGGTGAGTATTGATGCTAATGCTGTTCACGGATCTGATTCAATGGAAAATGCTGCGATTGAGATCGCATACTTTTTCCCCAACATGAACGTTTACAAGCGTTAATTTAATGTCAGAGAAGACCAATCTTCTTGATCTAGACCGTGGTCAACTCGCTGAGTTTCTCAAAGGGATTGGTGAGAATTCATTTCGTTCTCAACAACTGTTCAGGTGGATTCACCAGCGCGGTGTTGTTGACCTTAACTTGATGACGGATCTTTCCAAGTCCTTAAGAGATAAACTTGGCGAACTTGTTACGATTAAAGTCCCTAAGTTTGGTCATGAGAATCGTTCAGATGATGGCACGCTCAAGTGGTTATTTCCGGTTGATAATGCAAATTCGGTTGAAGCTGTCTTCATACCAGAGAAGGGGCGCGGAACTTTATGCGTTTCATCCCAAGCTGGGTGCGCGTTGGAGTGTGCTTTTTGTGCGACTGGTCGCGAAGGGTTCAACCGGAACCTTAAAGTGTCTGAAATTATTGGTCAACTTTGGTTGGCGCAAAATAGATTCCCTCAATCCGATGGCTCATCAGCGAGACTTGACGGTGCCGATGCATCGCGCCCCGTATCTAATGTTGTTCTCATGGGTATGGGTGAACCGCTAACCAACTATGACAACGTAGTTCACGCAGTTCGAATTATGCTGGATGACTTTGCGTATG contains the following coding sequences:
- the ndk gene encoding nucleoside-diphosphate kinase — protein: RTLSIIKPDAVEKNVIGKVLSRFEDAGLKISAMRFTVLSKDDAAGFYAVHKNRSFFNDLVEFMTSGPVCIQVLEGEDAIKKNRDLMGATDPTKADKGTIRADFAVSIDANAVHGSDSMENAAIEIAYFFPNMNVYKR
- the rlmN gene encoding 23S rRNA (adenine(2503)-C(2))-methyltransferase RlmN, whose protein sequence is MSEKTNLLDLDRGQLAEFLKGIGENSFRSQQLFRWIHQRGVVDLNLMTDLSKSLRDKLGELVTIKVPKFGHENRSDDGTLKWLFPVDNANSVEAVFIPEKGRGTLCVSSQAGCALECAFCATGREGFNRNLKVSEIIGQLWLAQNRFPQSDGSSARLDGADASRPVSNVVLMGMGEPLTNYDNVVHAVRIMLDDFAYGLSRRRVTVSTSGIVPNIDRLREDCPVSLAVSLHAPNDELRSKIVPINKKYPIVDLMEACKRYTDSSKGEIISGVKWQRRGSPRDFVTFEYIMLDGVNDLAEHARQLINVTRGVPCKFNLIPFNPFNDSGFNRSSAQVVSNFQKILMNAGLVTTVRKTRGDDIAGACGQLAGKVKNRRTPRGDVNPTLTALI